Proteins found in one Campylobacter canadensis genomic segment:
- a CDS encoding autotransporter outer membrane beta-barrel domain-containing protein, with translation MNNTNEIELTLKSEAKFTSATKLALSDGVITRVEKGFKDSRGFASIGANFNLGNNTKFSLDTEKTFSGKYNTNYNINATLRYSF, from the coding sequence ATGAATAATACTAATGAAATTGAGCTTACTTTAAAAAGCGAAGCTAAGTTTACGAGTGCAACTAAACTTGCTTTAAGCGATGGTGTAATTACAAGAGTTGAAAAAGGTTTTAAAGATAGTCGTGGCTTTGCTAGTATAGGGGCTAATTTTAACTTAGGAAACAATACGAAATTTAGCCTAGATACTGAAAAAACATTCAGTGGCAAGTACAACACAAATTATAATATAAACGCAACTTTAAGATATTCGTTTTAA
- a CDS encoding PH domain-containing protein: MSYVEQVLGTDENVVMKAKVSIFAFVVELLAILVLAILCFNASFLFIVPILFLVARIYITITTTELALTNKKVIAKFGLIRRNTIELRLEKIESIRVDQGILGRIFNYGTIFINGAGSAAPIPFIGTPIDFKRKVDEYIENKLSK; this comes from the coding sequence ATGTCTTATGTAGAACAGGTTTTAGGCACAGATGAGAATGTTGTTATGAAGGCAAAGGTTAGTATTTTTGCTTTTGTGGTTGAGTTGCTTGCTATTTTAGTTTTAGCTATTCTTTGTTTTAATGCAAGCTTTTTATTTATTGTTCCTATTTTATTTCTTGTTGCTCGTATATATATAACCATTACAACAACAGAACTTGCTTTAACAAATAAAAAAGTTATAGCAAAATTTGGCTTGATTAGAAGAAATACAATAGAGCTAAGATTAGAAAAAATAGAAAGTATTAGAGTTGATCAAGGAATTCTTGGCAGGATTTTTAATTACGGCACAATATTTATAAATGGTGCTGGTTCAGCTGCTCCAATTCCATTTATCGGAACACCGATTGATTTTAAAAGAAAAGTAGATGAATACATAGAAAATAAATTATCAAAATAA
- a CDS encoding BspA family leucine-rich repeat surface protein — translation MKFLPENKTELKELLSNKSINLADINTSLITDMSYLFYNTTRSNFDGINTWDTSKVESFEGMFAKASNFNEIITFNTCNANNLSKMFFACEKLNQALVLDVKNASDISEMFYGCENLNSKISFKNSENIQNASMLFKNCKKLNVKINYEFANLLNADEMLSYCYKLNQEIRLIAPKLKSANAMFSYSSNLNSDVLIKSNDLIEAKELFSNCYEMRAKITLDIDFSKLLYTSFMFLSCNNLRHVDIAFREDVDFYTAFIGCDKLDKKIIRIHNSNKYYKIKNFEGYKRDDIDAKTLLKLRNDSKVSKIYTHKIEYIDGLIYLANTDEELLNMEFKNNCFIPKNKDELKRLIYEFNASLDMIDVCKIDDFSYLFADKLSNDFDFKPLKNWNTSNAINMQAMFLGQSNFNQKITFNTKNVKNYKQMFAGCKNLSKVPLLDTFNAENMQEMFNNCPRIKIINESKEFVILQGSGDLNKDKIKYKIPKNTIIKAKND, via the coding sequence ATGAAGTTTCTTCCAGAAAATAAAACAGAACTAAAAGAGCTTTTAAGTAATAAATCTATCAATTTAGCCGATATAAACACAAGCTTAATAACTGATATGAGCTATCTTTTTTACAATACCACAAGATCTAATTTTGATGGTATTAATACTTGGGATACTAGCAAGGTTGAAAGCTTTGAAGGAATGTTTGCTAAGGCAAGTAACTTTAATGAGATAATCACTTTTAATACTTGCAATGCTAATAATCTTAGCAAGATGTTTTTTGCATGTGAAAAACTAAATCAAGCCTTAGTTTTAGATGTAAAAAACGCTAGTGATATTAGCGAAATGTTTTATGGTTGTGAAAATTTAAATAGTAAAATTAGTTTTAAAAATAGTGAAAATATACAAAATGCTTCTATGCTTTTTAAAAATTGTAAAAAGCTAAATGTTAAGATAAATTACGAATTTGCTAATCTTTTAAACGCTGATGAAATGCTTAGTTATTGTTATAAATTAAATCAAGAAATAAGACTTATTGCGCCAAAACTAAAAAGTGCAAATGCAATGTTTAGCTACTCATCAAATCTAAATAGTGATGTATTAATAAAATCAAATGATTTAATAGAAGCAAAAGAACTTTTTAGCAATTGTTATGAAATGAGAGCAAAAATCACTCTTGATATTGATTTTAGCAAGTTACTTTATACTAGCTTTATGTTTTTATCTTGCAATAATTTACGCCATGTAGATATTGCGTTTAGAGAAGATGTAGATTTTTATACAGCGTTTATAGGTTGTGATAAATTAGATAAAAAAATAATAAGAATTCATAATAGTAACAAATATTATAAAATCAAAAATTTTGAAGGTTATAAGCGTGATGATATAGACGCAAAAACTCTTTTAAAACTTCGTAATGATAGTAAAGTTAGCAAGATTTATACACATAAAATTGAGTATATTGATGGACTTATTTATCTTGCTAACACTGATGAAGAACTATTAAATATGGAGTTTAAAAATAATTGTTTTATTCCTAAAAATAAAGATGAATTAAAAAGGCTAATTTATGAATTTAATGCTAGTTTGGACATGATAGATGTTTGTAAAATTGATGATTTTAGCTATTTATTTGCAGATAAATTGAGTAATGATTTTGATTTTAAACCTTTAAAAAACTGGAATACTAGCAATGCTATTAATATGCAAGCAATGTTTTTAGGACAAAGTAATTTTAATCAAAAAATCACTTTTAATACAAAAAATGTGAAAAACTACAAGCAAATGTTTGCAGGGTGCAAAAATCTTAGCAAGGTGCCATTATTAGATACATTTAATGCAGAAAATATGCAAGAAATGTTTAATAACTGTCCTAGAATTAAAATTATTAACGAAAGTAAAGAATTTGTAATCTTACAAGGCAGTGGGGATTTAAATAAAGATAAGATAAAATATAAAATACCAAAAAATACAATAATAAAGGCAAAAAATGATTGA